The genomic region AAGACTACTTTCACGCCTGCGTTTCTCCTTTCCGgtactgagatccgtcataggatctcaatactggagaaaaaacgcttcggttttgtccccattcattgtcaacaggGATAAAACGGAACTGAACataacggagtgcaccagaatgtattccattccgtttggtttcgtccccatcgcagacagaaaaacgctgcaagcagcggttttctgtccggcatgggatgcggagcaaaacggatcagtcatgactcacaatgtaagtcaatggtgtcgGATCGGtcttctcggacacaaaagaatgGTTTTAGAGCCGGATGCGTCTTGGACATTTAAGAGATAATGCGTAACGGATGCAGACGATTGTATTATCGTGACTGAAGCATTTTTGCTGCTCcacgacggatccagcaaaaacgcagatgtgaaagtagcctaagacgggcCCGGCTTAGATCAAGTATGCAAGACTTTAATCTCACATCTTTCAGTGTAATCAGTGCCGTGCGGAGAAGCTCAGCACACACGCTGCACATATATGCTTGAAACATGTTAGCGGATAGAACATGTATGAGCAGCTCTGGGTCTCTAGCGCACAGTTACTTACTATTCACCACTCCTCCGGAAAAATTATCACGATGTGCAGCATAAGTGATGGCTCTGCGACCGAGGTCATACGCTTCTTCAGTGGTCAGATCATAGCGGTATCCGCTGTCCATGACGCCATACGCAAAGGAACTTCCTGATCCCGTGGAAAACATGTTATCGGATAACCTTGTCCCATTTTGATCAACGTAATATAAACCCGGACCCTGGGGGTTACACATAAGGCAGACTGTAATTTTTTTGGTAATTTGACGTTATCCACAAAACGCTCTATTGCTCCTCCTGGTAATCTAGATTTATTACTAGTATTATGGTTTCAGCCAAGTGGTAATGAGGAAATGCTGAGGCCTACACGTGGGGCCATGCTCCTTACCTTCTTATCCCAGCCACATATCATGCTGCCCACGCTCAAGCCTGCTCCTCGGTACTCAAGCATCATGTTGCAGAAGAGCTTAGAGGCGGCCGACACGGAGATCCGGGCGTTATTCCGCAGCTCGTATAACCTGATGTAAGCAAAATATGCAAACTATTCATATTGACACCGTATACAACGCTACAAGTTGACTTGTATATTCTAAGCATTTTGGAGTACAGACGAATCCACAACGCTGCCATCAGATGACTGATAATGGGGTCTGTCCGGTTTCAGAATACTGTGTCCCATTTAGAaaaaaacactactactcctcctGTGCCTGCTACACTAGTGTTCTGTGCCTGCCAGTGCTCTGCGGGCACGGCTGCCGAGAGGCTAACCTGGTGCATGATTCTGCTCTGCTTTGCCCGTCTGTGTCCTTCCACATCTTCCCGGGCAGTGGTAAAGTGGCCTCCTCCCTGGTCTGTGCAGCCTATCTGTCTACTCTGCACCTCTGCCTCACGCGTGCTCAACTTAGAAAATGTCCTTCGGAGtagccctaagggctcatgcacacatgtCCCCATCCAATTCTCATTTTTTTGCTGGTCAGATGCGGACCTGTTGACTTCAATGGTGCCCCAAAAGATGTggactgctgtccgcatccgtatgtccgttctgtgccatccccaaaaatatagaacatgtcctattcttgtccgcattacggacaaggataggactgttctattaagggctggacattccgttccgcaaaatgcgtaacacacacggccggtatttgtgttttgcggatctgcaatgtaCGCACCGCAAAAACagctacggccatgtgcatgagccctaagccaaaTATTTTCAGTGACTCAGTGGTCACATTGTACGGTCCCGTTCCAGATATATATCTGGATGGAtaagaaaatgttatttttttagcaGCCAAAAAGACAATAGCTGGAAAACGCTCTCAGTGCTCTTGGTTCGGAAAAAAGTATAGGTTCTCCATTTTTGTAGCATGTAAAGCCATTCTAGTGCATTTCTGGTCATTATATCACATACCTGCACTCTTTGGCAAGAAGCCTTTCCCAGTACTGGCAGTCGGCGGCGCTCCCAGACATGGTGCCCAGCAAGTAAGGGTTAATCTCAATCACTTTATTGCATTTCAGTGTAGCTGTTGAAAGAGAACGTTGTACACAAGAGTCATTGTATTGAAGTATTGAGCAACCAACTGTATCACTAAAGGTTATCACTGACTTGTATGTTTGGGTTGAATTTCGACTGTAGATGGCACTGAGCAGGACTTTCTACTAATTCATCACTCACCGATATAACTTCCGGCTGACGCTCTTGAATCCACGGCCACAATCACTCCATGATGGAACTTGAACGCCAGTGTGGTGGTCCCATGCCATGGTTCCAGTTTTACACCATCCACGCCTCGCTCCAAATGATGAAGAAATTCTGCAGGCTGTACAACAGAACAATGAGAGCCACATGAAGGAGCCTGATGTCTCTTACGGCAGTGTTCCTcagctccagtcctcagggcccacctaccagtcatgatttgagaagatgccacagaataaatacctgtggtaagtcctgatgcatggacactaattatatcaccttctcaatactaaggaaatgcGACTGAAAACATGACCatgtaggtgggccctgaggaccggagttgaggaaccctgtcTTAGGGTATGCTCACATGTGGCTCAAATGCTGTGGAACTGCTGCCACGTATTTGTGTGTAGAAAATCATCAGTATTTTACAGTACCAACAAAATGGATGAAATCTCCACATGCTGTGAACTAGACTACCGTAATTCAGCGAGTTTTAAATCCAGGGTGTCGATTTTTACTGCAGATATCCCTGTCGATTTTACCGATACATAGCGTGAAGtctgcagcaaaaaaattaaattccaccCAACGTGGTCGTACCCGTTTTAAAGCCAAGTATTCCAAACTCAAACAACAATGTAGCTCCCAAGGGTATGACAAGACACTGTGCTGCACATCATAAAAGCACTGCATGAGACACGGCATGTACCCAATGGGTTGATGACTAGGCAATCTCCATGAGGAGAAGTAGTACCACCCTCCCCCCATTATAATATATACAGATGAGAAATGTGATGCAATAAATAAGCATTATTTGTACCTGATATCCAGGTGGCACCGTCAGTTCAGTGTTGTAAGGGTTATATGATATTGTGGGTGATATTTTGCCACCGTAGATGGGTGATCTCCAGTCCTCATTTCCAGAAGACCCACAAGTCTTCAGAAGAGCCATACCAAGGAGAAGCAATGTCTGGGTAACGTTATCCTTTCTCTGTATTCGTCTTCTGTTATATGTTGAGCACTATTCCTCCTCTATTCACTCTTTCTCTCGATAACTTTCTTCTCTCCTTATTTCATATAAATCTTCTTAGTCCTTTTTGCTTTTTTCTGCCGTCTTCTGCCTGGCTCACCCAGTCACATAGAAACTGAAAGTGATGCTTGAAATTCTCCACCTCCTCAGCCTGTTGTTGACAAAGCCTCACAGCAAAAATTGAAAGAACACGGGTAGGTTTACTTCATGGTTCAATGTAACATGTAAGTCAGTAAGAAGCTCCTTCAACCCTTTCACGATCAGGACCTTCAATGTCTAAATATCCACAGCAAAATTTCAACTTTTGAAATGGCAGTCACAAACCTTTGATTGTATTTCATAGCAACATATCAGAGGtttggatcggtgggggtctgattgatgaGATCCCCGATAATCACTAGGATGAGGAAAGAGAAGCGCTTACATGGATCTCCTTCTTTCCGCACTCCAGGAGACGGAATCGAGACAGGGCCCATAGACTTTCCATTGAGCCCATCTCCTGCCGTGAGCGCTTCTCTCTCACTTGGCACTTGGACCTTcaccgatcaaaacctttgatatgtctctaagactcaggcctcatgcacgaccgttgttcgggtccacatccgagccgcagtttttgcggctcgggtgcagaccccttcacttcaatggggccgcaaaagatgctgacagcactccgtgtgctgtcctcatccgttgcCCTGTTccgtggtcccgcaaaaaaatataacatgtcctattcttgtccgttttgcggacaagaataggcatttctacaatgggccgcccgttccgttccgcaaattgcggaaggcacacgggcagcttccgttttttgaggatccgcagtttgcggaccgcaaaaaacggaacggtcttGTGCATGGTCCTTATCAAAAGTATCTTTAAAGTACAGAGACAGtctgtgatttattttattttctaaattttttatttaaccccttcactaccgagccacttttcaccttaaagccCATgcccatttttgcaaatctgacgagtgtcactttatgtggtaataactttaaaacgcttttacttatccaggccattctgagattgttttctcatcacatattgtactttatgacagtggtaaaattgagtaaaaatatttcatttttatttataaaaaaataccaaatttaccaaaaattagcaataatataatagatagtaataactccaaaaatagttattactttacatttcccatgtcta from Bufo gargarizans isolate SCDJY-AF-19 chromosome 9, ASM1485885v1, whole genome shotgun sequence harbors:
- the PSMB8 gene encoding proteasome subunit beta type-8, producing the protein MALLKTCGSSGNEDWRSPIYGGKISPTISYNPYNTELTVPPGYQPAEFLHHLERGVDGVKLEPWHGTTTLAFKFHHGVIVAVDSRASAGSYIATLKCNKVIEINPYLLGTMSGSAADCQYWERLLAKECRLYELRNNARISVSAASKLFCNMMLEYRGAGLSVGSMICGWDKKGPGLYYVDQNGTRLSDNMFSTGSGSSFAYGVMDSGYRYDLTTEEAYDLGRRAITYAAHRDNFSGGVVNMYHMKKDGWVKVGQFDVSDSLYNYKEEKEQ